A window from Vulcanimicrobium alpinum encodes these proteins:
- the rlmN gene encoding 23S rRNA (adenine(2503)-C(2))-methyltransferase RlmN: MVHYVVMLSVRDRWIDEKARRAGHPDGAAFAAAHALKGYRLDQLYRAATKELVDDVEAITTLPRDLRAALTAEGFTLDAVEQVVVQRSRDGQTTKGLFRLHDGNEVEAVLMEHHGDRNTVCISSQAGCAYACAFCSTGQAGFTRNLAADEIFDQARYFAKQLARDGRRITNIVFMGMGEPFANYDNVMGAVALLNDPKGFGLGHRHITISTVGLVDKIDRFASERTQVNLAISLHAPTDATRSTIMPVNRKFSTEELMAAVARYIASTKRKVFFEYVMLAGVNDSDQHAHDLARLMKGPLYHVNLIPYNSTPDALLRGSDDERIWAFAKLLEARGTAVTVRTPMGRDIAAACGQLRAETQPKAHRPSVPLTLPGAYLGRTRV; the protein is encoded by the coding sequence ATGGTACACTATGTCGTCATGCTCAGCGTCCGCGACCGGTGGATCGACGAGAAAGCACGCCGTGCCGGTCATCCCGACGGCGCGGCGTTCGCCGCCGCGCACGCCCTCAAGGGCTACCGGCTCGATCAGCTGTATCGCGCCGCGACCAAGGAACTGGTCGACGACGTCGAGGCGATCACCACGCTGCCGAGGGACCTGCGCGCCGCGCTGACGGCCGAAGGCTTCACGCTCGATGCAGTCGAGCAGGTGGTCGTCCAGCGCTCGCGCGATGGGCAGACGACGAAGGGACTCTTTCGCCTGCACGACGGGAACGAAGTCGAAGCGGTGCTGATGGAGCATCACGGCGACCGCAACACCGTCTGCATCTCCTCGCAGGCGGGCTGCGCGTATGCGTGCGCGTTTTGTTCCACGGGCCAAGCCGGCTTCACGCGGAACCTCGCCGCCGACGAGATCTTCGATCAGGCGCGCTACTTCGCCAAGCAGCTTGCGCGCGACGGGCGGCGGATCACGAACATCGTGTTCATGGGGATGGGTGAACCGTTTGCCAACTACGACAACGTGATGGGCGCCGTCGCTTTGCTCAACGATCCCAAGGGTTTCGGACTCGGACACCGGCACATCACGATCTCGACCGTCGGACTGGTCGATAAGATCGATCGTTTCGCATCGGAGCGCACGCAGGTCAACCTTGCGATCTCGCTGCACGCGCCGACCGACGCGACGCGCTCGACGATCATGCCGGTCAATCGCAAATTCTCGACCGAGGAGCTGATGGCGGCGGTCGCGCGCTACATCGCGTCCACGAAGCGCAAAGTCTTCTTCGAATACGTCATGCTCGCCGGCGTCAACGACAGCGACCAGCACGCGCACGACCTCGCGCGCTTGATGAAGGGCCCGCTCTACCACGTCAACCTGATCCCGTACAACAGCACCCCCGACGCGCTGTTGCGCGGGAGCGACGACGAGCGCATCTGGGCGTTCGCGAAGCTGCTCGAGGCCCGCGGCACGGCGGTCACGGTGCGCACGCCGATGGGCCGCGACATCGCCGCCGCATGCGGCCAATTGCGCGCCGAAACGCAGCCGAAAGCACACCGGCCGAGCGTTCCGCTTACGCTCCCCGGCGCGTACCTGGGGAGGACGCGCGTCTGA
- a CDS encoding glycosyltransferase, producing the protein MSRIDVIVVCWNDKEKIATALDSVFALSEVRDDPSFANVVVSDNGSTDGSRAFIGERYGGRVRIVENGANLGFAAACNRAFAATSSEYVFLLNPDAELKDRALAEIVAFLDAHPRCGIAGSRIYNYDGTVQQSLGEFDTWTGAFLRSSAWGEWPALRGFSNGASLRDFAYDRPRRVDLAIGAALAIRRALIDAIGPFDERFFLYHEEVDFAKRAAEADWETWFVPASEAVHEGMGSARGQYNVERRKQASRRKYWIKHHGRAWYYSLAGALIGRYALYAGVVAVAVIAGRRLFLR; encoded by the coding sequence ATGAGCCGCATCGACGTCATCGTCGTCTGCTGGAACGACAAGGAGAAGATCGCGACCGCGCTCGATTCGGTGTTCGCGCTGAGCGAGGTGCGCGACGATCCGTCGTTCGCGAACGTCGTCGTCTCCGACAACGGATCGACCGACGGCTCGCGCGCGTTCATCGGCGAGCGTTACGGCGGGCGCGTACGGATCGTCGAGAACGGCGCGAACCTCGGCTTCGCGGCGGCGTGCAACCGCGCGTTCGCGGCGACGTCGTCGGAGTACGTGTTTCTGCTCAACCCCGACGCGGAGCTGAAAGACCGCGCGCTGGCTGAGATCGTCGCGTTTCTCGACGCGCATCCGCGCTGCGGGATCGCCGGTTCGCGCATCTACAACTACGACGGCACGGTGCAGCAGTCGCTGGGCGAGTTCGATACCTGGACCGGCGCGTTCTTGCGTTCGAGTGCGTGGGGCGAGTGGCCGGCGCTGCGGGGATTCTCCAACGGCGCGAGCCTGCGCGATTTCGCCTACGACCGCCCGCGGCGCGTCGATCTGGCGATCGGCGCGGCGCTGGCGATCCGGCGCGCGCTGATCGACGCGATCGGCCCGTTCGACGAGCGGTTCTTTCTCTACCACGAAGAGGTCGATTTCGCGAAACGCGCGGCCGAAGCGGATTGGGAGACGTGGTTCGTCCCCGCGAGCGAGGCGGTGCACGAGGGGATGGGCAGCGCGCGCGGCCAGTACAATGTCGAAAGGCGCAAACAGGCGTCGCGGCGCAAGTATTGGATCAAGCATCACGGACGCGCGTGGTACTACAGCCTCGCCGGTGCGCTGATCGGCCGCTACGCGCTGTATGCCGGGGTCGTCGCGGTCGCGGTCATCGCCGGACGGCGGCTGTTCCTGCGCTGA
- the secA gene encoding preprotein translocase subunit SecA — protein MAFLKTLFDGNERELARLRKTVERVNALEPAMAALSDDELRAKTAEFKGRVEAGETLDALLPEAFAVVRETGKRVMGMRHFDVQIMGGQALHEGNVAEMRTGEGKTLVATLPVYLNALTGRGVHVVTVNDYLAKRDAEWMSPIYTALGMTVGVIQHDLDHGARKAAYDSDITYVTNNEVGFDYLRDNMAWSLDQMVQRHLNFAIVDEVDSILIDEARTPLIISGQGHDATELYAQFAKIIPRLVKGDDFTVDEKAHAAPITEQGVAKVEKMLGITNLYDQRNLELTHQLNAALKAWNLFHKDQQYIVKDGEVIIVDEFTGRLMYGRRYSDGIHQAIEAKEGLNVRSEDQTLATITFQNYFRLYDKLAGMTGTAKTEEREFREIYGLAVVVLPTNMPVRRKDYADIVYRSEEAKFNAVIDDIIAEHEKGRPVLVGTRSIEKSERLATLLRRRGIECNVLNAKYHEQEAQIIKDAGIPGKVTIATNMAGRGVDIKLGDGVPEAGGLHIIGTERHESRRIDNQLRGRAGRQGDPGTTRFYIALEDELMRLFGQERLQRMMDFVKFTDETPIEAGILSRSIENAQSKVENHNYEIRKSVLEYDDVMNKQREIIYAERRRVLEGQSLRDFFVDTLRRKAGYAVDTGAPEEEHPSEWNLQAIIDELDQIFPVKDQIGVADLEKLDREGMKERMFALALAAYEAKEVEVGPDLMRMIESQYIMLPIIDRLWVDHLYIMDALKSGIGLRGYGQKDPRVEYEKEAYEIFEDLKNNIADEAIKAVFSMRIEIGPPPEGEGVEGALLPGAHGGFPPGAEALPPGGDGFAMPQFATVPSGEIAPQPVAQPSAPRMDPATAEKLLGPAPRYEATQVHTNLGNGEPAKPKQNAAADKVGRNDLCPCGSGKKYKRCHGAAA, from the coding sequence ATGGCCTTTCTGAAGACCCTGTTCGACGGCAACGAACGCGAACTCGCGCGGCTGCGCAAGACCGTGGAACGGGTCAACGCGCTCGAACCGGCGATGGCGGCGCTCTCCGATGACGAGCTGCGCGCCAAGACCGCCGAGTTCAAAGGTCGCGTGGAGGCGGGCGAGACGCTCGACGCCCTCCTCCCCGAAGCGTTCGCCGTCGTCCGCGAGACCGGCAAGCGCGTCATGGGGATGCGCCACTTCGACGTCCAGATCATGGGCGGCCAGGCCTTGCACGAAGGCAACGTCGCCGAGATGCGCACCGGCGAAGGCAAGACGCTCGTCGCGACGCTCCCGGTCTACCTCAACGCGCTGACCGGCCGCGGCGTCCACGTCGTCACGGTTAACGACTACCTCGCCAAACGCGACGCCGAATGGATGTCGCCGATCTACACGGCGCTCGGGATGACGGTCGGCGTGATCCAGCACGATCTCGATCACGGCGCGCGCAAGGCCGCGTACGACAGCGACATCACGTACGTCACCAACAACGAGGTCGGGTTCGACTACCTGCGCGACAACATGGCGTGGTCGCTCGACCAGATGGTGCAGCGCCACCTCAACTTCGCGATCGTCGACGAAGTCGACTCGATCCTCATCGACGAGGCGCGCACCCCGCTCATCATCAGCGGCCAGGGACACGACGCGACCGAACTCTACGCGCAATTCGCCAAGATCATCCCGCGGCTGGTGAAGGGCGACGATTTCACCGTCGACGAGAAGGCGCACGCGGCGCCGATCACCGAGCAGGGCGTCGCCAAGGTCGAGAAGATGCTCGGCATCACCAACCTCTACGACCAGCGCAACCTCGAGCTCACGCACCAGCTCAACGCCGCGCTCAAGGCGTGGAACCTCTTCCACAAAGATCAGCAGTACATCGTCAAGGACGGCGAGGTGATCATCGTCGACGAGTTCACCGGCCGGCTGATGTACGGCCGCCGGTACTCCGACGGCATCCATCAGGCGATCGAAGCGAAGGAAGGGCTGAACGTCCGCAGCGAGGACCAGACGCTCGCGACGATCACGTTCCAGAACTACTTCCGCCTCTACGACAAGCTGGCCGGGATGACCGGTACCGCGAAGACGGAAGAGCGCGAGTTCCGCGAGATCTACGGTCTGGCGGTCGTCGTTCTGCCGACCAACATGCCGGTGCGCCGCAAGGACTACGCGGACATCGTCTATCGCAGCGAAGAGGCGAAGTTCAACGCCGTCATCGACGACATCATCGCCGAGCACGAGAAGGGCCGTCCGGTTCTCGTCGGTACGCGGTCGATCGAAAAGTCGGAACGGCTCGCGACCCTGCTGCGCCGCCGCGGGATCGAGTGCAACGTCCTCAACGCGAAGTATCACGAGCAGGAAGCGCAGATCATCAAGGATGCCGGGATCCCCGGCAAGGTGACGATCGCGACCAACATGGCCGGCCGCGGCGTCGACATCAAGCTCGGCGACGGCGTCCCCGAAGCGGGCGGCCTGCACATCATCGGCACGGAGCGGCACGAATCGCGCCGCATCGACAACCAGCTGCGCGGGCGCGCCGGACGTCAGGGCGATCCAGGTACCACGCGCTTCTACATCGCGCTCGAAGACGAGCTGATGCGGCTGTTCGGGCAAGAGCGGCTGCAGAGGATGATGGACTTCGTGAAGTTCACCGACGAGACGCCGATCGAGGCCGGGATCCTCTCGCGCTCGATCGAGAACGCGCAGTCGAAGGTCGAGAACCACAACTACGAGATCCGCAAGTCGGTCCTCGAATACGACGACGTCATGAACAAGCAGCGTGAGATCATCTACGCTGAACGACGCCGCGTCCTCGAAGGGCAGAGCCTGCGCGATTTCTTCGTCGACACGTTGCGCCGCAAGGCGGGCTACGCCGTCGACACCGGCGCGCCCGAAGAAGAGCATCCCTCGGAGTGGAATCTCCAGGCGATCATCGACGAGCTCGATCAGATCTTCCCGGTGAAAGATCAGATCGGCGTCGCGGATTTGGAGAAGCTCGATCGCGAAGGGATGAAGGAGCGGATGTTCGCGCTCGCGCTCGCCGCGTACGAGGCGAAGGAAGTCGAAGTCGGGCCGGACCTGATGCGGATGATCGAGTCGCAGTACATCATGCTGCCGATCATCGACCGGCTGTGGGTCGACCATCTCTACATCATGGATGCGCTCAAGAGCGGGATCGGTCTGCGCGGCTACGGCCAGAAAGACCCGCGCGTCGAGTACGAAAAAGAAGCGTACGAGATCTTCGAAGATCTCAAGAACAACATCGCCGACGAGGCGATCAAAGCCGTCTTCTCGATGCGCATCGAGATCGGTCCGCCGCCCGAAGGCGAGGGCGTTGAGGGTGCGTTGCTGCCGGGTGCGCACGGCGGGTTCCCGCCGGGCGCCGAGGCGCTGCCGCCGGGCGGCGACGGTTTCGCGATGCCGCAGTTCGCGACGGTCCCCAGCGGCGAGATCGCGCCGCAGCCCGTCGCGCAGCCGTCGGCGCCGCGGATGGATCCCGCGACCGCGGAGAAGTTACTCGGCCCGGCGCCGCGCTACGAAGCGACGCAGGTCCACACCAACCTCGGCAACGGCGAACCCGCCAAGCCCAAGCAGAACGCCGCCGCCGACAAAGTCGGCCGCAACGATCTCTGCCCATGCGGCAGCGGCAAAAAATACAAACGCTGCCACGGCGCCGCCGCCTAG
- a CDS encoding uracil-DNA glycosylase, translating to MSIAERTRREAELARAREIVARCRKCAIGATRRNAVYGEGDPCAALMVVGEGPGETEDQLGRPFVGRAGELLEKMLLAIDLPREDVFICNTVKCRPTLDTGARLANRAPTPDEMRNCRPYLDEQIALIRPAVILALGAPAAKSFMGERFSITKQRGQWFEGPLGTPVIATFHPAYILRQTGGAMTEVKRLVWNDLKQVRDRLNAPPPASPPPAQHTLFD from the coding sequence GTGAGCATCGCGGAGCGCACGCGGCGCGAGGCGGAATTGGCGCGCGCCCGCGAGATCGTCGCGCGCTGCCGCAAGTGCGCGATCGGCGCGACGCGGCGCAACGCCGTGTACGGCGAGGGCGATCCGTGCGCGGCGCTGATGGTGGTCGGCGAAGGTCCGGGCGAGACCGAAGATCAGCTCGGCCGCCCGTTCGTCGGCCGCGCCGGCGAACTGCTCGAGAAGATGCTGCTGGCGATCGACCTGCCGCGCGAGGACGTCTTCATCTGCAACACGGTGAAGTGCCGGCCGACGCTCGACACGGGGGCGCGTCTGGCAAACCGCGCGCCGACGCCGGACGAGATGCGCAACTGCCGCCCGTATCTCGACGAGCAGATCGCGCTCATCCGTCCGGCGGTGATCCTCGCGCTGGGCGCGCCGGCGGCGAAATCGTTCATGGGGGAGCGCTTCTCGATCACCAAGCAGCGCGGGCAGTGGTTCGAGGGCCCGCTCGGGACGCCGGTGATCGCGACCTTCCACCCGGCGTACATCCTCCGCCAGACCGGCGGCGCGATGACCGAGGTCAAGCGCCTCGTCTGGAACGACCTCAAGCAGGTCCGCGACCGGCTGAACGCGCCGCCGCCGGCGTCCCCGCCGCCCGCGCAGCACACGCTCTTTGACTGA
- a CDS encoding polysaccharide deacetylase family protein produces the protein MRGRVPALVAGIAALAVVFYVGWRLWVKSGDQLRPVVVLRGADAAALVTPRLGARLHALASGGRAPAAGRPRLIALTFDDGPYPVTTPLLLQTLHDLRVPATFFLIGRDAEQYPGLTRAIAADGHEIADHTLTHPNLDTLGEADVAAELRDGADVLNRIAPDPAERRLFRPPHGRYRLATVRTAQVSGYDTILWNDDPGDWRSVGTAELTAHVFAHATAPEILLLHSGRTATIAMLPELVTRYRQAGYAFVTVGRLLRLTSPAELNRPAAIPFPSS, from the coding sequence GTGCGCGGCCGGGTCCCGGCCCTGGTCGCGGGGATCGCGGCCCTGGCCGTCGTGTTCTACGTCGGCTGGCGGCTGTGGGTGAAGTCCGGCGACCAGCTGCGGCCCGTCGTGGTGCTTCGCGGCGCCGACGCTGCGGCGCTCGTGACGCCGCGGCTCGGCGCGCGCCTGCACGCGCTCGCATCCGGCGGCCGAGCCCCGGCGGCCGGCCGCCCGAGACTGATCGCGCTGACCTTCGACGACGGGCCCTATCCGGTCACCACGCCGCTCCTGCTGCAGACGCTGCACGACCTTCGCGTCCCGGCGACGTTCTTTCTCATCGGGCGAGACGCCGAGCAGTATCCCGGCCTCACCCGCGCGATCGCCGCCGACGGCCACGAGATCGCCGACCACACCCTCACCCATCCGAACCTCGACACGCTGGGCGAGGCCGACGTCGCCGCCGAGCTCCGTGACGGCGCCGACGTCCTGAACCGGATCGCACCCGATCCGGCCGAGCGCCGGCTGTTCCGGCCGCCGCACGGCCGCTACCGTTTGGCGACGGTCCGCACCGCGCAGGTCTCCGGATACGACACGATCCTCTGGAACGACGATCCGGGCGACTGGCGGTCGGTCGGCACCGCCGAGCTCACCGCGCACGTCTTCGCCCACGCCACGGCGCCGGAGATCCTCCTCCTGCACAGCGGACGCACCGCGACGATCGCGATGCTGCCCGAGCTTGTCACCCGGTATCGACAAGCGGGGTATGCGTTCGTTACAGTAGGGCGTCTGCTCCGCCTGACGTCGCCTGCCGAGCTGAACCGCCCGGCGGCGATCCCCTTCCCCTCATCCTAA
- a CDS encoding glycosyltransferase produces the protein MAVDLLSERVRSFAAHAAAAAALGYASRASDLASGWLHVPVRDPDPDAPLLSVIVPARNEQRSIERCVRSLAAQTLPGIELIVVDDRSDDETPEILARLEREIPALRVVHGAELPAGWVGKPWALAQGARVARGSWLLFTDADSTHAAHACASTLAFVRERGADALTLWTFQELGSFAERAILPAILGMVLMASGTMSQLNDPHDTEHALANGQYILVSREAYDALGGHDALRGEILDDVNFARRLKADGRFRLVLADGADHVRVRMYTSLGELWEGFTKNMYLGANGDIATLAGAAAFLAMLSVVPAAIAADAIARGKTARACEAFAALGLGIAVAARGYERARIPRRFALLAPLGYAACGAIMLNSTLRIVSGRGVSWRGRRYTGRVGGEQP, from the coding sequence GTGGCGGTCGATCTCCTGAGCGAACGCGTGCGGTCCTTCGCGGCGCACGCGGCGGCGGCGGCGGCGCTGGGTTACGCGTCGCGCGCGAGCGACCTCGCGAGCGGGTGGCTGCACGTCCCCGTCCGCGACCCGGACCCCGACGCGCCGCTCCTTTCGGTCATCGTGCCGGCGCGCAACGAGCAGCGTTCGATCGAACGCTGCGTGCGTTCGCTCGCGGCGCAGACGCTGCCGGGCATCGAACTGATCGTCGTCGACGACCGCAGCGACGACGAAACGCCCGAGATCCTGGCCCGTCTCGAGCGCGAGATCCCGGCGCTGCGGGTCGTGCACGGCGCCGAACTCCCGGCCGGCTGGGTGGGGAAACCGTGGGCCCTCGCCCAGGGCGCGCGGGTTGCGCGCGGCAGCTGGCTGCTCTTCACCGATGCGGACAGCACGCATGCCGCACATGCCTGCGCCTCGACGCTGGCGTTCGTCCGCGAACGCGGCGCCGACGCGCTCACGCTCTGGACGTTTCAAGAACTCGGCTCCTTCGCCGAACGCGCGATCCTGCCGGCGATCCTCGGGATGGTGCTGATGGCGTCGGGGACGATGAGTCAGCTCAACGATCCGCACGACACCGAACACGCGCTCGCGAACGGTCAGTACATCCTCGTCTCGCGCGAGGCGTACGACGCGCTCGGCGGTCACGACGCGCTGCGCGGCGAGATCCTCGACGACGTCAACTTCGCGCGCCGCCTCAAAGCCGACGGCCGGTTTCGCCTGGTGCTCGCCGACGGCGCCGACCACGTGCGCGTGCGGATGTACACGTCGCTCGGCGAGCTCTGGGAAGGCTTCACCAAGAACATGTACCTCGGCGCGAACGGCGACATCGCGACGCTCGCCGGCGCGGCAGCGTTTCTCGCGATGCTCTCCGTCGTGCCGGCGGCGATCGCTGCCGACGCGATCGCGCGCGGGAAGACGGCGCGCGCATGCGAGGCGTTCGCCGCACTCGGCCTGGGGATCGCTGTGGCCGCGCGGGGCTACGAACGCGCTCGCATCCCCCGCCGGTTCGCGCTCCTGGCGCCGCTCGGCTATGCCGCGTGCGGAGCGATCATGCTGAACTCGACCCTTCGGATCGTGAGCGGGCGCGGGGTCTCGTGGCGCGGCCGCCGCTACACCGGGCGCGTGGGCGGCGAACAGCCCTAG
- a CDS encoding formate/nitrite transporter family protein — protein MNRPTPVNPDEVEEVEKRQRPRSAVIFETIRREGEDDFERTTPALFWSAIAAGGSMTFSMVTMGAIQSMLPDAPWRHLVASFGYTIGFLIVILGRQQLFTENTLTPLLPIFYQPRRWKFRQLLRLWSVILGGNLLAALATAAFVAFSGAFPDAMQRAFDELARAAVGHPFLVLFAKGIFAGWLIALMVWLLPLAEGAAVFVIVILTYVVAAAEFGHIIAGSVEAFYGAWRGLFGWGDVVAFIVPTLAGNCVGGVAFVAAISTAEIASERKTRASSGQIT, from the coding sequence GTGAATCGTCCGACACCGGTCAATCCCGACGAGGTCGAAGAGGTCGAGAAGCGGCAGCGTCCGCGCTCGGCGGTCATCTTCGAGACGATCCGGCGCGAAGGCGAGGACGATTTCGAACGCACGACGCCTGCGCTGTTCTGGTCGGCGATCGCCGCGGGCGGATCGATGACGTTCTCGATGGTGACGATGGGCGCGATCCAATCGATGCTCCCCGATGCGCCGTGGCGCCATCTCGTCGCTTCGTTCGGCTACACGATCGGATTTCTGATCGTGATCCTCGGCCGCCAGCAGCTCTTCACCGAGAACACGCTCACGCCGCTGCTCCCGATCTTCTATCAGCCGCGCCGCTGGAAATTCCGTCAACTGCTGCGATTGTGGAGCGTGATTCTCGGCGGCAACCTGCTGGCGGCGCTGGCAACCGCCGCATTCGTCGCGTTCAGCGGCGCGTTTCCCGATGCGATGCAGCGTGCGTTCGACGAACTCGCGCGCGCCGCCGTCGGACACCCGTTCCTCGTGCTGTTCGCAAAGGGTATCTTCGCGGGCTGGCTGATCGCGCTGATGGTGTGGCTGCTCCCGCTGGCCGAGGGTGCCGCCGTCTTCGTCATCGTGATCCTGACCTACGTCGTCGCGGCCGCGGAGTTCGGCCACATCATCGCCGGGTCGGTCGAGGCGTTTTACGGGGCGTGGCGCGGTCTGTTCGGGTGGGGCGATGTCGTCGCGTTCATCGTTCCGACCTTGGCGGGGAATTGCGTCGGCGGCGTGGCGTTCGTCGCGGCGATCTCGACCGCCGAGATCGCATCCGAACGCAAAACGCGCGCTTCTTCGGGGCAGATCACCTAG
- a CDS encoding NUDIX domain-containing protein codes for MRPIARRNAAESTPAERSAYAPRRVPGEDARLSGRPDAAAIVVLRGAGEATRLLVLRRARGAFAGAWTFVMGGIEPGERASETARREVLEECGLAVTSLYTAGALDAFYDPVRDTIVHVPFFVARVVEGDVITDDAHDAHRWVSFDEAAALLMFAAQRRVLTEVHDAFVAREPDPWRSIS; via the coding sequence ATGCGGCCAATTGCGCGCCGAAACGCAGCCGAAAGCACACCGGCCGAGCGTTCCGCTTACGCTCCCCGGCGCGTACCTGGGGAGGACGCGCGTCTGAGCGGACGTCCCGACGCGGCCGCGATCGTGGTGCTGCGCGGCGCCGGTGAGGCGACGCGTCTGCTCGTCCTGCGCCGCGCCCGCGGGGCCTTTGCGGGTGCGTGGACGTTCGTGATGGGCGGGATCGAGCCCGGCGAGCGCGCGAGCGAGACGGCGCGGCGCGAAGTGCTGGAGGAGTGCGGCCTGGCGGTAACGTCGCTCTACACGGCCGGCGCGCTGGACGCGTTCTACGATCCGGTCCGGGACACGATCGTGCACGTGCCGTTTTTCGTCGCGCGCGTCGTCGAAGGAGACGTGATCACCGACGACGCGCACGACGCGCACCGCTGGGTCTCGTTCGACGAGGCTGCCGCGCTGCTCATGTTCGCAGCCCAGCGGCGCGTGCTGACCGAAGTGCACGACGCGTTCGTCGCGCGCGAACCCGATCCGTGGCGGTCGATCTCCTGA
- a CDS encoding heavy metal-binding domain-containing protein: MALAPEAVTTFASIDGYRVVKSFGYACGQGSRPRNVLRQTFRSIGALIGLAPVEYLTDAERARTDSLEALVRKAETMGANGVIGLQFQASEAPDGGTRVVAFGEAVLLEPAPLA, encoded by the coding sequence ATGGCCCTGGCTCCGGAAGCGGTCACCACGTTCGCAAGCATCGACGGGTACCGCGTGGTGAAATCGTTCGGGTACGCGTGCGGTCAGGGGAGCCGCCCGCGCAACGTGCTGCGGCAGACGTTTCGCAGCATCGGCGCGCTGATCGGCTTGGCTCCGGTCGAGTATCTCACCGACGCGGAGCGCGCGCGGACCGATTCGCTCGAAGCGCTGGTGCGCAAGGCCGAGACGATGGGCGCGAACGGGGTGATCGGCCTGCAGTTCCAAGCCTCGGAAGCGCCCGACGGCGGAACGCGCGTCGTCGCGTTCGGCGAAGCGGTCCTGCTCGAGCCGGCGCCGCTCGCGTGA
- a CDS encoding metal-dependent hydrolase family protein, giving the protein MTRVLYRPAAVFDGMLAHAGWEVLVDGDRIAAARPQVEAGDARVVELDGCTLLPGLIDLHTHVLLHPYDVRPWNDQVLFDHEALRVARAVVALERTLRAGFTTIRDLGTEGAGDADVGLRRAVDEGVIPGPRLIPVTRAIVASGTYGPKGFVGDCCVAQGAQEVDGPESIHRVTRAQIARGAEWIKVYGDYRFGPAGDARPTFSERDLALIVAIAHDAGCPVAAHATTAEAMARAARAGVDTIEHGNEGTPEVFALMAERGVAYVPTLAAYDALQAIRNQDDAHPAVVAKRNAFAAARASGVTIANGSDIGVFPHGENARELELLVAHGLTPLEALRSATSTAAAVLRSPEIGTIRAGARAELVAVNGDPTQDITALRRIELVTRR; this is encoded by the coding sequence ATGACGCGCGTGCTCTATCGTCCCGCGGCCGTGTTCGACGGCATGCTCGCGCACGCGGGCTGGGAGGTGCTCGTCGACGGCGACCGTATCGCGGCGGCACGTCCGCAGGTCGAGGCGGGCGATGCGCGCGTCGTCGAGCTCGACGGCTGCACGCTCCTTCCGGGGCTGATCGACCTGCACACGCACGTGCTGCTGCACCCGTACGACGTGCGCCCGTGGAACGACCAAGTGCTATTCGACCATGAGGCGCTGCGCGTGGCGCGCGCCGTCGTCGCGCTTGAGCGCACGCTGCGTGCCGGCTTCACCACGATCCGCGATCTCGGCACCGAAGGCGCGGGCGATGCCGACGTCGGCCTGCGGCGCGCCGTCGACGAAGGCGTCATCCCCGGGCCGCGGCTCATCCCCGTGACGCGCGCGATCGTCGCGAGCGGAACGTACGGTCCGAAGGGCTTCGTCGGCGACTGCTGCGTCGCGCAGGGCGCGCAAGAGGTCGACGGGCCGGAGTCGATCCACCGCGTGACGCGTGCGCAGATCGCGCGCGGGGCGGAGTGGATCAAGGTGTACGGCGACTATCGCTTCGGGCCGGCCGGCGACGCACGGCCGACGTTCTCCGAGCGCGATCTCGCGCTGATTGTCGCGATCGCGCACGACGCCGGCTGTCCCGTTGCGGCGCACGCGACGACCGCCGAGGCGATGGCCCGCGCCGCCCGCGCAGGCGTCGACACGATCGAGCACGGGAACGAGGGGACGCCCGAGGTCTTCGCGCTGATGGCGGAGCGCGGCGTCGCCTACGTGCCGACGCTCGCGGCGTACGACGCCCTGCAGGCGATCCGCAACCAGGACGACGCGCATCCCGCGGTCGTCGCGAAACGCAACGCGTTCGCGGCAGCGCGCGCGAGCGGCGTGACGATCGCGAACGGGAGCGACATCGGGGTCTTCCCGCACGGCGAGAACGCGCGCGAGCTCGAACTGCTCGTCGCGCACGGCCTCACGCCGCTCGAAGCACTCCGCAGCGCCACGTCGACGGCCGCCGCAGTCCTGCGCAGCCCCGAGATCGGCACGATCCGGGCCGGCGCACGCGCCGAGCTCGTCGCCGTCAACGGCGATCCGACGCAAGACATCACCGCCCTGCGCCGCATCGAACTCGTCACCCGGCGCTAG